ATACCGGTATAGTTTGAAAGACTTGAAAGGGTACGACTGGCTTCCCGCAGCAGGTCTGTCAGATTACCGCCGGTCTCCCTGCAACGCTTCAGGATCTCTTTTTTCTCCGTATGGGTGATCGTCCGCAACCCGACCAGAGAATCAACATAAAAGCGGAAACCTTTATCGGTGGGAATCCGCCCGGCAGAGGTATGGGGCGATGCCAGCAGGCCCAGCTCTTCAAGGCTTGCCATAACATTGCGCACCGTGGCCGAAGACAGGGACAAGGCATGGCGCCGGGCAACAGCGCTGCTGCCAACCGGTTCGGCCGTAGCAATGTAATCCTCTACAATTGCCTCTAAAATCTGCCTGCTTCGTTGTGAGAGTGTCAGATCAACCATGACACATCCTTTACCTGTTTCTTGCACTGCTGTCAGACACCCGGACAATCTATTAGCACTCTATAAACTTGAGTGCTAATATAGCACAAAGTAATCAGCAGGCCGTTATTTGTCAAGGCCATATTCAAACAAAACGTGCCCCGTCCCAGCTGCAAAACCAGCAAAGGACTTGCCTGCTGGAAAGAAACACTATATATATAATTGTTCAAATAAATACAGGAGGATGATCCCGGTGTCCTGGCAGGCAATCGGCATATTTGATTCCGGAGTGGGTGGCTTGACGGTCTTGCGGGAACTGACCAAAGCCCTGCCTCAGGAAGACACCATCTACTTTGGTGATACGGCACGGGTTCCCTATGGCACCAAGTCACCGGACACGGTTATCCGCTACTCACAGGAGATCGCCTCATTTCTAATCAAACGTGACATCAAGCTGCTGGTGGTGGCCTGCAATACCGCCTCTGCCGTCGCATTGCCTACCCTGCGTCGCTCCCTGCCGGTCCCCGTGGTTGGTGTAATCGAGCCGGGGGCAAAACGGGCAGCAGAGGTAACCCGTAGCGGTGTTGTTGGCGTCATCGGCACCAGCGGTACCATCCGCAGCAGCGCCTACTCCCGGGCCATCAAACGCCTGAATCCGGACATCTCAGTGCTTGCCAAACCCTGTCCACTCTTTGTCCCTCTGGCAGAAGAAGGCTGGATCGACAACGACGTCACCCGAATAACCGCCCGGCTCTACCTTGAGGAGCTGCGGGAGGCACAGGTTGATACGCTGGTACTGGGCTGTACCCACTACCCTTTGCTGAAAAAAGTCATAGCCGAGGTTATGGGGCCGGACGTCACCCTGGTGGACTCTGCCGAAGAAACCGCCCGTACCGTGGCAACCATCCTGCAGGAGAAAAGCATGCTGCGCCCTCCGGCAGAACTTGGCAATCACCACTATTATGTCACCGATGTACCGGCCGGATTCATACGGGTAGGCAATCGTTTCCTGGGCGGCAAGCTGGGAGATGTTTACCAGGTTTCATTGGATGACTGCCGGCTTTCCACGGAGAAAGACTGATGGCTATACACCACAAACCGCGCATCGGCGCTGATGTTTTAGTACCCTTTATCCTGATCGCCTTGGTATTTGGCGGATTATTCTGGCAAAAATACCAGGAAGCCCGCCAGCTGCCAGACACACCACCCGGCAAACAGGGACCGGCTGCAACCAAAAAGGTAACGCTCTTTTTTGGTGATGACGAATCTCATCTAATACGGGAAGCCCGTGAAGTTGAAGCCTGCGATGACCGGACCACCTGCCTTCGCTCACTGCTGGAAGAACTGTTTGTCGGCCCGGTAGGCGAACTGACTGCTGTTATTCCGGAGTGGACCACCATCAACAGCGTCAGGATAGAAGGGGATCTGGCCACTATTGATCTTGGCAAGGACTTTGCTGAAGCACTTGAGCCCGGCAGTTCGGCGGAAATGATGGCAGTCTACGCAATAGTTAACACGGTCTGCATCAACATGCCGGAGATACGGCACGTCAAAATCACCCTTGATGGTGATCAATCAGCACGCCTGCGCCACCTGGATCTATCCGAGCCACTGGAACCCGATTATTCCCTGGAGCCGCAGCCTGCTGCAACACCTCAGCAGGGAAACAAGTAGAGGACACTACCATGCTGCTGGGCTATAACCACAATATCAACTACAAAGGCTCTGTATTTCATATCCAGACCGAAGACAGCGGCGTCAAAAACCCTCACATCATCACCCTGCTGTATCGGGAAGGCGTCATCCTCTGCTCGAAAAAGACCAGCTATGCAGACATCCTCAAGATCGACAACCTTGAGGCCGTTGTTGAAGATTTGATGAAGGAACAGCACAAAGATATGCTGCGCCGCCTGAAAAGCGGCGAATTTGACGACAAGGCCTTTGGCGCTCCCCAGCAGCAGCCCCCCAAAGCGCCCCCACGGGAACCAGAAGAAGAGCGTTCGATGCCAGCCCCAGCACCTGCAGTACCTGTTACAGCAGGCAGCAGCGGCGTTGACCTGCTTTTTCAGGAAACCGTACAGCCACAATCCCCAAACACTCCGCCCCCTTCCAAAGCCAATGAAGCACCTGCCAAAAAACAGGAAGCAGTCAGTCTGGATGATGCAATTCTCAATTTTTTTGGTGCCTCAAAATAGCATCCACTCAAATCCGATCTGATTTTTTATACGCAGTAAAAAATATCGCAAAAAAATATTGACTATCATCCCGACATTTGCTAAATAACTTTTCTCACCAAGCGGGAATAACTCAGTGGTAGAGTGCAACCTTGCCAAGGTTGAAGTCGCGGGTTCGAATCCCGTTTCCCGCTCCATCAAAACACAAGGGCCAGGTCAAGTACCTGGCCCTTATTTTTTAGGCCTTCGCGGCCTTTTCATTTTTCTGTGCATAACGCCTGCCAACTACTATTCCTTACCAATTCAGTCAAGCCTGTGCCTTGTCTGTGCCTTAACTGTGCCATGCGATTTTTGTGGTTTACCAAAGCATGACTGCAATCCCTTGTGCCAAAATACTCAATTGATACAGAATGTTATCGCGTAGTCTTTCAAGGCGGACTCATGGAGGAGCCATACTTAAAAACTTATTGTGATATCAGGCCCCAACGTTTCCAACCGTGGTGTGCTATTAGTAAAAATCTCTGCTGCCGCCTGCATCAATGCATTGACACGGCAACAGACCGGTCAGTGCTCGGAACACTGAATCAATCACGCTTTGAGTTTGATTTCTTTCTTGATGATTACAGCAACGTACTTGATGTTAATCCTCTGGCAGCAGCCAAATGGTTCAATCATCGGCCGTTGACTGCACGAGGGAAATGGCTCTGGGCTGATGATGAGATGCTTGCATTGGTCAGTTCATTGTAGGGAGCATGCCACCAGTTCTTTTTGCATGATTGATGGTATTAATCTAAAGACAAAAGGTTAGAATTATTGTAGAATAACTCAAACTTCGCACACTCAGAGACCATCATGAACTACGAAAACAGACTGCTCGATAACGATAGGCTCCAGGAAAGAATACGGGGCCACCGTCCGCTTGATGCCTACGAGGTCAAGCAACTCAAAGAGTACTATCGCATCGGCCTTACCTACACCAGCAATGCACTGGAAGGGAACAGCCTGACCGAGAGTGAAACCAAGGTGGTACTGGAAGACGGTATTACCATCGGTGGAAAACCGCTGAAAGACCACTTTGAGGCGATCGGTCACAGTGAGGCGTTTGACCTGCTGTACAGACTGGCAGAGCGTCAGGAGATAACGGAAGCCGACATACTTGACCTGCACCGTCTGTTCTACTACCGGATTGATGCCGAAACTGCCGGGAAGTATCGGGAGCGCAACGTCATCATCACCGGTACTGACTTCACCCCACCGGCACCAGCCGCTGTGCCGTCAGCCATGGCTGAGTTTTTGGGCAATCTGCCGTCACTGCGCTCCCTGCATCCCGTCGAATATTCCGCCATGCTGCATCTGCAGCTGGTGACCATCCACCCCTTTATTGACGGCAACGGCAGAACCGCTCGACTGCTGATGAACCTGGCCCTGCTGCAGGCAGGCTATCCTATTACCATTATCCCGCCGATTATCCGGGCTGACTATATCGCAGCCCTGCGGACTTCAAACAAAGGCGACAACCAGCCGTTCATCAACTTCATCTCCTGCTGTGTGTGGGAGAGCCAGAAGGAATACCTGCGGCTGCTGGAAAGCCTTGACCGGAGCTAGTGACCGATGACCTCTTCATGCACCACGGCATGCGCTGACAAACTCAATCTGATCTACTTCTCCCCCACCAGTACCACCCGCAGGATCGTTGAGCAGATCGCTGCCGGGCTCAAAATCGATACGGTTGAAACCTGCGACCTCACGCACCGGCCTGATGGTATCAACGCCTGTCTGAGTGACGGTATTGCCATCATCGGTGTGCCGGTCTATGCCGGCCGGGTGCCGGAGGTCTGTCTGCAGCGGCTGCAGGGCCTGTCTGCTGTCGATGTCCCCGCCATCATCGTGGTGCTGTACGGCAACCGGGAGTTCGAGGACGCGCTGGTAGAGCTGCGGGACGTGGTTACGCAAAAGGGGTTTAAGGTGATTGCCGCCGGAGCCTTTATCGGTGAGCACTCCTACTCGACAGCACAACAGCCGATCGCTGCAAACCGGCCCGATCAGGCTGATCTCCAGCAGGCGTTTGCCTTTGGCGAAGCGATCGCACAACAACTGCGCGACGGCATAGCAACGCTGCCCGGCATCCCGGGCAATCTGCCCTATAAGGAGCGCCCACCCCTGGGTGGCATCGCGCCGGAAACCGATCCCCAGCGCTGCACGCTGTGTGGTGCCTGCGCCAGGGCCTGCCCCACTACGGTGATTACCGTGCAGCAGACCGTTATCACCGATGCCGCACGCTGCATTCTCTGCTGTGCCTGCACCCGCAGCTGCCCGACCCAGGCCCGCTTCGTCAACCACCCGATGGTGACGGCCCGGCGTGAGATGCTGGTGCAGAACTACAGCGCCCGCAAGCAACCATCACGTTTTTTCTGAGGGGACCATGGCCAAGGGATACCGGGCAAACAAGGAACGCCAGCAAGAGCTGCAGAGCTTTGGCAAGTCCGTCGGCAAACGGGCCGAATTCAAGTGCGAGTGGTGCGAGTCCAAGGACGACCTGCGCCTGTGGGACTATCAGCCGGATCTGTCGCCCGATATGGATTCGCTGGCGCTTTTGTGCCAGAACTGCCGAGAACTGGCCGATGGCCGCAGGGCCGAACTGAACGAATTGCGCTCAATCCGTAACGCCCTCTGGAGCAATGTGCCGGCCGTGGCTGAAGGTGCGGCACGGGTGCTGGCCCAATGTAAGGAAGCCTGGACGCGTGAGGCGATTGAGGAGAGCTTTATTGACGACGCGGTCAAGACGACCATCCTTAAACAGTTCACCTAATCAGTCAGGAGTGTTGTCGATGTTTGAAACGCAGTACAACGAAGAAATGGAAGCTGAAGTCAGAAGGCTTGATGCCAAGCAGCGCGCAATCAGCGCCGGCCATCCTGAATGGGACAATGCCTGCAAGATATGTTATTGCCGCTTGGAAGGGACCAATGACGCCGTCTGCGTAAAGTGTGCTCCAGGCCCGGAGTAAATGGCTGATTTTGTAAATCGTCATTGAGGATGAGCCGAATTGCCAACACATTTACAAAATTCAACTATAGCGTTGCTAAAGACGAATATGGTCACTTGGTGAACTAAGGTAAAATATGAGACTATTTATTGGTTTGGTCGAGCTGTCAAGCCGGTCTGGTTTGAGTGGAGGCGACGAAAGCACGCCATTCAGCAGACCACCTACACCTGGTCGGATAGGGTAGGGGATGACACGCGCCTTCACTTCTCGTTACTGATGGCGAGGCGTTGTTTGAGCTGGTCTACAGCACAACCAAGCAAAACTGGTAACTGTTGAATCTACAGGTGGTGTAGTGACACAGTCCTGGAGATCGGCATGGAGATCGGCACAAAAAAATAAAAAAACAAAAAAATTGTTAAATATAATTTATAAATATTGTATAGTTATATCAAGTAAAAGTCGGCATGAAGATCGGCAATATGCACGATAAGATTTCCCATATGGAGCCACTGCTTCCATCTCATGCATCCGCACTTGAAGATCTGGCGCGCGTGGTGGTCGCACAATCCGCCTCGCTCGGGGGACAGCTGCACCCGGTTACGCGCCAGGCGGTTGTCGAACTGCTTCGCCTGATTAACAGCTACTATTCAAACCTCATTGAGGGGCACAGCACCCATCCTATTGATATAGAGCGGGCCATGAAGGCAGACTATGCACGTGACCCGGCCAAACGCGACCTGCAAACCGAGAGTCTTGCGCATATAAGCAGCCAACGCCGGCTGGAGGAACGTCTGCAGTCGGAACCTGAGCTAAATGTTGCCTCTGCAGATTTCATCTGCTGGCTGCATCGCACCTTTTACGATCAGCTGCCGGAAGATCTGTGTGTTGTGCGGGATGCGGAGACGGGTGAGGTGCAGCAGGTCGTGCCGGGACAGCTTCGTCAGCGCGAGGTCAAGGTTGGTCGCCATGTTGGCCCTGCTGCCGTGCAGGTAACCGCGTTTCTTGCACGGTTTGAAAAGGTCTATGCTCCATGCGGGCTGCATGGGCTGGCCCCGATCATTGCTGCGGCAGCATCCCATCACCGTCTGATGTGGATACACCCGTTCCTTGATGGTAACGGCCGGGTAACCCGACTCTACACCGATGCCTGTTTTCTTCGGTTGCCGTTATCGGGGTATGGGCTCTGGAACGTCAGCCGTGGCTTGGCCCGTCGTCGGAGTGAGTATATGGCTGCATTGAGTTGGGCTGATGCATTGCGGCGCAATGATCTGGACGGTCGCGGCAACCTGACTAATGAAGGGTTGGCCGGATTCTGCACATTTTTCCTTGAAACCTGTCTCGACCAGATCGTTTTCATGCAGGGTTTGCTCAAGCTGGATGGTCTGCTTGAGCGGTTACAGGGGTATGTGCGTATGCGCAACGCAAAGCTGGTGCCGTCACCGAAGCCTGGCGTCTATGTTACTCTTAAGCTGGAAGCGGCCTATATGCTGCAGGAAGTGTTGTTGCGCGGCCAGCTCGCACGAGGCGATGTCATCCGTGCATCCGGCATGGCTGAGCGTACCGGCAGGATCGTACTGGGCCAACTGTTGGATGAGGGACTGCTGGTGTCCGACTCTCCAAAGGGAGAGGTACGCCTGGGATTGCCAACCCATATTGCCGGCTACCTGTTTCCAGACCTCTATCCGGCGCAGATATCTTAGATCTCCCAAGCTGCATGTCTATGCACCGCTCCATAATCCACCTCAGAATGAAAACCATGCAAGTGTGTCAGTAGATTACTTCAAAGCTTTTCCACTTTGGAGTTTGCAACGTTTCAGTTCTTGCCTCTATGAGAGGAGCTACCATAAATGATCACAGAGGGCACCGGTAGACTTGGGACTCTATTTGGGGAGGGTATGGTGCTACAGAAGATCACTCTTTACTTCTGTTCCATGTGACAAGGACAGATTGGTGTCCTGATAAATCTTACTCCTGTCCACGGTTCATCTCTCGTATCTGCGGCCAATACTGGCTACTAAACAGTACTTCTTGGAACTCGCGGAGACTTGATTGTTTTCCATTGCGAGGTTTTGGCCAGGCCTTTTCAAAAAAATCCCAGGCAGCCTTTTCATTACCGGTGTAAATAAGATCAAGCATGGTACTCCAAAGCAAGGTAGGTGTAGACCAAATCGAGACCGGAAGAGGAAGGTTTTCGCTGTTTTCCCATTGTTCGTCAGTTTGTACTACTTGTGATATTTCACGCAGCTTTTTACGCGATAATGGCGGTTTCCGCATCAAATCATAGACAACAAGGCAGTCCACTTTGCCAGTCACTTTGTACTGGATTCTGTTAATGAAACCATGTCCTACCTCTTACTTGGTGATGGGAGTAAAATACGCATGGATGAGTTGCGAGAACTACCACAACTGTTCAAGGGTGTAGAGCTTGTGGCTTTCTCAGCATGCAGTACTGGCCTAGGAACAACCAATACAAAAGGTCGTGAAGTTGACGGTATCGGATATTTGGGTGAACTACAAGGTGCTAAAACCGTTCTTGCGACCCTCTGGCCAGTTGAGGATATGAGTACCAGTATGTTGATGCGTGAGTTCTACAAAGCGCGTGAAATCGGTAATACAAAACCTGATGCATTACGAAAGGCCCAACTAGCCTTGTTAATGGAGACATTTAAGTCAGAAGACGGGTATGATTTTACCCATCCATATTTTTGGGCTCCGTTTATTCTATTACTCCGGCAAATAAAATGATCAATTACGCTGCGTAGCTTACGCAGCGATGTTCGAAAAACTTTTGGCTCTTCAGCAGAATCTGTGGGTAGCCTCAGGTTCTGGCAGGTTGCCAAGTGTATGATACAAGGCGATTTTCATCACTTCAAAGTTTCTGAAACCGTATGCTTTACGTGAGGTCACTTTAGCCTTGTTGTTGAATCCTTCTACGGCCCCCAAGGCAACCTGCCCTTTGGTCCGAAACCAGTTGAGTAACAGCTCCCGATGCGAGCGCAGCATCTTGGCAATCTTCTTCATCGGGATGATGCGTGACCTCATGGTTCTTTTGCACCAAGCATCCAGAAATCTGGCAGCCCAGCCCGCAGTGGCATAGCGCCAGAAGAACTGGAACTCCTCTTTGAGGAGATAGGCCCGGACGGTTTTCAAGTTAATGGCCAGCAGTTCATTCAGCTTGATGCTCTGCTTCTCCGTCAGGTGTTCAGGCCGTTTGAGCAGGCACCAGCGGCTACCGGTCAGCACCGGTTCCTGGCCCTTGGCTTTCAGTTCTCTGGCTTCCGTTGCCCGGACCTTGTCGACAGCTTTGCCGAAGTGGGTCATGACATGGAACCGGTCAAGGATATGCATGGCTTGACCTGCAACCTCGGCGACGATCCGCAGGTATGGCTTCCACATGTCGCTGCAGATGAACCGAAGGTGTGCTGTTCGCTCTTTGCCAAACTCCTTGAAGAACTGCCGCAACGTTTTCTGGGTCCGCTCCTTGCCGACCCACAGCAGGCGTTTGCATCCGGCATCGATCTGGTAAACCAGGGTCAGGTACTTGTGCCCCTTTTTCCAGGCAATCTCGTCGATGCCGATGGCGGTTATGGTGTCGAGGTCGCGGTGGGCCAGTCCCCAGGCAACGGCCATTTTGACCGAGCGGAAGACGTTGTCCCAACTGGTCTGAAACACTTGCCCCACTTCCTTCCACGACAACCGCCTGGCCCAGCGGGCCAGGAACCAGGCATAGGTGGTGGTCAGGTGGTTCTTGCCGGTGGCCCAGGGGACTTGTTCCACCTTCACACCGCAGGATGGGCAACTGACCCGGCGCATGGCGTAGAGGAAGAACACGGCAATGCCCCATAGCGGCACGAACTCAAACCGGCGCACAGGCAAGGTGTCATAGCCGGGACCAGGTTTGCCGCATCTGGAACAGACAGGCTGCCTGTTCTTGCGGGGGCGGATCTCAATGTCAAGGACCGTGCGCTGTCCCTTGTTTCGCTGGTGGACAGCGCCATACACAAAACCTTGATGCGGTTGAACGAAATTCAGTATAGACTTGAGCTGCATCCCGCTCTCCTTGTCTGTATTGGGTTTCTTGGTCGAAACACACAATGACAGATTTGTAGGCGGGATGCTCTATTTCGTTCACCAGGTAGCTGCTCAGACCATCTTCGGCAGGTCAGTTACCCATAAATTCTGCGGAAGAACCCTAAAAGTACCGGGTGAGGCGTTCGATTACATGACCAGGGTATTCGAAGGCATGAAAGAAGCGCCTGACAACAGTATATAATTAACTAGCTTAGAAAAGCGCCACCTGATCATCTTCAAGCATGGCATCGACTACTGAAGAGCAGCTTTCATTTTCTTGTTTATCAGATGTGGATACTCTGGGTTTAGCTGTAGGGCTAGGGCTAAGGTTATTTCGATCTGAGCGACCACTGTCTTTTGGGTTGGCTAATGATCTGCTATAGCGTTGGCTTAGCTCTTGAGCTGTCAACCCACTTATTCTGCTCAACACCTCTCCCGTCCTACCCTCACGAATCAAAATTTCTGCTGCTTCCTCCGCAAAATTTCGCTGCCAGCGTGAATTGATTTTTCTTAAACCATCACGGGGGGTTATGGACAATCTTTTCGGCATTTGCACCCTCCAGAATGAAAATTTAAACCCAGTATAACTATAATAACAATTATGTAAATATATTTATTGATAAACGCAACTAATGGTGATAAACAACATTTAAATTTATATGTTGGAGGCATTAATGACGACTGGCGAGAAAATCAGAGTCTTGCGGTTACTTCTGGGGTACGACCAGAAAGATCTCGCATTTGCCTTAAGCCTAAATGCCCCGACAAGTGTCAATCGCTGGGAACAGGGCGTCGCTTTGCCTAGGATTGGAATGCTGCAGAGGTTGGGGGAAGTGCTGCAGGTGAGTTGGGCCTGGCTACAGGATTCTCATATGCCAGTATCATCTGGAAATTTTTTGAACTTTCGTCCGCTGTCTCCGTATTTAGCCAACACGGAACGATGGACTAGATTTATGTGTACAAGCCTACCTGAACTTTTTGTTGGTTTGTGCAACGAACTGAACGTCACAGAGTATTTTGTTTTAGATGCGCCCTGCCAGGGCGGAATTATAATTGCTGCGAACAAAGAATTAGCCATCGAGGTCAGTTCTCTTCCAGAATTGCATGCTGCGGTGCGGGCTAAGCTCCCGCAATATGTAGTTATGCAGGTAACGGACGACGAATACCTAGAGGAACTGTGCGCAGGCAGCAGAACCGCAGAATTGTTTAGTCGCTGCGGAGTTGATTGGATTCATGTGCAGCAACGTGAACCTGAGCCGCCTTCTAGCCCAAGCATATCAATGAGTCTAAATGCAAAAATAGCCGATAAAGATTGCTGTACTGAAATTAAAAGTAAAGTTCACAGTGTCTTTGATGAACTCATACAAAAATATTCTCTTTTTGATGTGAGCTTAAATATTAGTATAATTCCAAGCAGAAGCGAAAACGAATTAATCTGCGATCTGATAGAAGATAAGCGTCTAAAAAAACTGGCACAATCACTGTTTGGTAAAAAAGTAAGAATATGATTCCAAGTGAAGCTCTTGCTAAAAGCAGATTATCGTATCTGACTTTACACAAAGAATATGAAGCATTCTCAAAAGTTATTGCAACATCTAATTACCTTTTATCACTGAGCTCAGTTGTAGGTGTGGAAGCATTGAATATATTATTGTCAATGCATCCAATCGTTGTAATAAGAACGAAAAATACACAAGTGAAACGTTATTGTTGTATAGGCGGTATAAGATCCTACCTCGTAGCAAAATCTGTCTTAAATCACCACGACGAAGTCCCAATTCTTGTGTTGCCGAGAGCGAGAAAAGAAGATGTGTCTTTGATGATATATACAGATCTGCTGCTATCTCCGCTTTTGAATTCAGTCAGGCATCTCTCTGATATTGGCTGCATTTTTGAACAAATTGGGCCAGATGGAATAAAAAATATTTTAACAAAAGGCAATCAAAGCAAAGAGGCATTGGCTAAAAAAATGGGTTGCGCGAAAAACTCAATTTTCCGTCCCAAGCAGGGTGGCAGCCAGATGCTGAACGAAGAAGCGGGCCGGAAATGATTCTTTGGCGAGAAATAGATGAACATTTAAGGCGCAAGGGCATTGCAACAGAGCCATTACAATCAATGTGCCGATTTATCGAAGCATTCGACCCTCCAATAGAGCTGTACAGGTCCGTAAATAGTTTACAAGCTATTTTGCCGCATCTTGTCGAACTGCTTTCAGAATACGAGTATCAAAATCTAGATTTCAACCATAAACAGTGGGAGGATATCTGTAAAGAGATTATAACCTCCGAGCAATTGCGCGGCTATGTGGAAAGCACTAGAAAAGCCGGCAAAATGCCGCTTAGAGGAAGGTACGAGACAAATCAGATTTATGTTGCTCTCTGGAGCAGGCCAGATGAGGAAACCTGCCAAGAGATGTATCTCAAACTGCTGGCGCACTATCTGTTCATACGGGCAGTCCTGCTGCAAAGAATTGAAGAGCAGTTGGAAGATAACCTGCAGCCCGAAAATTACGGCAGCTGCCTCGATGACGCCTTGTTGGCGATCCGTAATTTATCAAACGATGATCGACGGGTTAAGCTGTTGGATCTGCCGGATCTTGACCGGCCATTCGCAGAAATCTTGGACGGGCTGGACGCTAATGATTCAGATTTCAGGCATATAAGGGTTCTGTATAAATATTT
Above is a window of Trichlorobacter lovleyi SZ DNA encoding:
- the murI gene encoding glutamate racemase, with protein sequence MSWQAIGIFDSGVGGLTVLRELTKALPQEDTIYFGDTARVPYGTKSPDTVIRYSQEIASFLIKRDIKLLVVACNTASAVALPTLRRSLPVPVVGVIEPGAKRAAEVTRSGVVGVIGTSGTIRSSAYSRAIKRLNPDISVLAKPCPLFVPLAEEGWIDNDVTRITARLYLEELREAQVDTLVLGCTHYPLLKKVIAEVMGPDVTLVDSAEETARTVATILQEKSMLRPPAELGNHHYYVTDVPAGFIRVGNRFLGGKLGDVYQVSLDDCRLSTEKD
- a CDS encoding GerMN domain-containing protein, with product MAIHHKPRIGADVLVPFILIALVFGGLFWQKYQEARQLPDTPPGKQGPAATKKVTLFFGDDESHLIREAREVEACDDRTTCLRSLLEELFVGPVGELTAVIPEWTTINSVRIEGDLATIDLGKDFAEALEPGSSAEMMAVYAIVNTVCINMPEIRHVKITLDGDQSARLRHLDLSEPLEPDYSLEPQPAATPQQGNK
- a CDS encoding DUF6933 domain-containing protein, which gives rise to MEEPYLKTYCDIRPQRFQPWCAISKNLCCRLHQCIDTATDRSVLGTLNQSRFEFDFFLDDYSNVLDVNPLAAAKWFNHRPLTARGKWLWADDEMLALVSSL
- a CDS encoding Fic family protein, producing the protein MNYENRLLDNDRLQERIRGHRPLDAYEVKQLKEYYRIGLTYTSNALEGNSLTESETKVVLEDGITIGGKPLKDHFEAIGHSEAFDLLYRLAERQEITEADILDLHRLFYYRIDAETAGKYRERNVIITGTDFTPPAPAAVPSAMAEFLGNLPSLRSLHPVEYSAMLHLQLVTIHPFIDGNGRTARLLMNLALLQAGYPITIIPPIIRADYIAALRTSNKGDNQPFINFISCCVWESQKEYLRLLESLDRS
- a CDS encoding 4Fe-4S binding protein; translation: MTSSCTTACADKLNLIYFSPTSTTRRIVEQIAAGLKIDTVETCDLTHRPDGINACLSDGIAIIGVPVYAGRVPEVCLQRLQGLSAVDVPAIIVVLYGNREFEDALVELRDVVTQKGFKVIAAGAFIGEHSYSTAQQPIAANRPDQADLQQAFAFGEAIAQQLRDGIATLPGIPGNLPYKERPPLGGIAPETDPQRCTLCGACARACPTTVITVQQTVITDAARCILCCACTRSCPTQARFVNHPMVTARREMLVQNYSARKQPSRFF
- a CDS encoding Fic family protein; its protein translation is MKIGNMHDKISHMEPLLPSHASALEDLARVVVAQSASLGGQLHPVTRQAVVELLRLINSYYSNLIEGHSTHPIDIERAMKADYARDPAKRDLQTESLAHISSQRRLEERLQSEPELNVASADFICWLHRTFYDQLPEDLCVVRDAETGEVQQVVPGQLRQREVKVGRHVGPAAVQVTAFLARFEKVYAPCGLHGLAPIIAAAASHHRLMWIHPFLDGNGRVTRLYTDACFLRLPLSGYGLWNVSRGLARRRSEYMAALSWADALRRNDLDGRGNLTNEGLAGFCTFFLETCLDQIVFMQGLLKLDGLLERLQGYVRMRNAKLVPSPKPGVYVTLKLEAAYMLQEVLLRGQLARGDVIRASGMAERTGRIVLGQLLDEGLLVSDSPKGEVRLGLPTHIAGYLFPDLYPAQIS
- a CDS encoding CHAT domain-containing protein → MSYLLLGDGSKIRMDELRELPQLFKGVELVAFSACSTGLGTTNTKGREVDGIGYLGELQGAKTVLATLWPVEDMSTSMLMREFYKAREIGNTKPDALRKAQLALLMETFKSEDGYDFTHPYFWAPFILLLRQIK
- a CDS encoding ISL3 family transposase, producing the protein MQLKSILNFVQPHQGFVYGAVHQRNKGQRTVLDIEIRPRKNRQPVCSRCGKPGPGYDTLPVRRFEFVPLWGIAVFFLYAMRRVSCPSCGVKVEQVPWATGKNHLTTTYAWFLARWARRLSWKEVGQVFQTSWDNVFRSVKMAVAWGLAHRDLDTITAIGIDEIAWKKGHKYLTLVYQIDAGCKRLLWVGKERTQKTLRQFFKEFGKERTAHLRFICSDMWKPYLRIVAEVAGQAMHILDRFHVMTHFGKAVDKVRATEARELKAKGQEPVLTGSRWCLLKRPEHLTEKQSIKLNELLAINLKTVRAYLLKEEFQFFWRYATAGWAARFLDAWCKRTMRSRIIPMKKIAKMLRSHRELLLNWFRTKGQVALGAVEGFNNKAKVTSRKAYGFRNFEVMKIALYHTLGNLPEPEATHRFC
- a CDS encoding helix-turn-helix domain-containing protein — protein: MTTGEKIRVLRLLLGYDQKDLAFALSLNAPTSVNRWEQGVALPRIGMLQRLGEVLQVSWAWLQDSHMPVSSGNFLNFRPLSPYLANTERWTRFMCTSLPELFVGLCNELNVTEYFVLDAPCQGGIIIAANKELAIEVSSLPELHAAVRAKLPQYVVMQVTDDEYLEELCAGSRTAELFSRCGVDWIHVQQREPEPPSSPSISMSLNAKIADKDCCTEIKSKVHSVFDELIQKYSLFDVSLNISIIPSRSENELICDLIEDKRLKKLAQSLFGKKVRI